In Bos indicus isolate NIAB-ARS_2022 breed Sahiwal x Tharparkar chromosome 2, NIAB-ARS_B.indTharparkar_mat_pri_1.0, whole genome shotgun sequence, a single genomic region encodes these proteins:
- the LOC109567953 gene encoding prothymosin alpha-like — protein sequence MSDAAVDNSSEITTKDLKEKKEVVQEAENGREAPANGNANEENGEQEADNEVDEEEEEGGEEEEEEEGDGEEEDGDEDEEAEAATGKRAAEDDEDNDVDTKKQKTDKDD from the coding sequence ATGTCAGACGCGGCCGTGGACAACAGCTCCGAGATCACCACCAAGGACttaaaggagaagaaggaagttGTGCAGGAGGCGGAGAATGGGAGAGAGGCACCTGCAAATGGGAATGCTAATGAGGAAAATGGGGAGCAGGAAGCAGACAACGAGGTAGacgaagaagaggaggaaggtggggaggaagaggaggaggaggaaggtgacGGTGAGGAAGAGGACGGAGATGAAGATGAGGAGGCCGAGGCAGCTACGGGCAAACGGGCAGCTGAAGATGACGAGGATAACGATGTGGATACCAAGAAGCAGAAGACTGATAAAGATGACTAG